The nucleotide window CCTCCCAGCACCACGGGCTTCACACACCTTCCCTTTTACTCTGAATGTCACACGCTCAGCTGCCCAGCAAGTCCACTCCTGTGGGTCTCTGCTTCCATATCTGTTCGTTTCCTTCCCGGCACAAATCACCATTACGATCACAAAGGGGCCTCTTTGCTCTAATCCCCGACTCCTCCACCAGAAGGTAAGCCCTGAGTGGTGGGGACTAGTTCTCTGTactcagccctgcccaccccgTGACTGGCGCAGGTGTAGGGATGGGTATGGCAGGTGGTCTCGTCTGCATTTTGCAGATGACACTGTGGCTCAGGGAAGGAAAATGACTTGCCCGGGCCCCACAGGCAGAGGATGTTAATAACAGCAGACATGCACATAGCACTTACCGTGTGCCAGGCTCTCTACTGAGCTCTTTGCCATATGACACTTGTGATCCCCACAACAAGCCTATGAGGTAGATTCTATTGTCATCCCCACTTTACTGATAAGAAACCAGAGGTACAGAGGGGACGACAAAGGACTGAGATAAGTCTGGTATGAAAGTCCTTATTTTTCACTGTTCCTACCCCGAGTGCCAGCTGGGGAAGAGGCTACAGCCAGTCCCCTGAGGTGCTTGAGAAAATCACAGATTCCAAGTCTCTAACCCTGAGATGCTGGAGGGGCCCCATATCTCCAGACTGTTCCTATTTGCACCGCCCCCCATGCCCTGCCCAGGCCACACCTGGCTGCCCTCCCTCCCAGGGCCTCACCAGCCAGTGGCGGGGAGATGAGGATGGAGACGCTCTCCAGGACGGTGAAGAGGCCCAGGGCGCTGGAGAACCGGTCCATGGGGACAACGTCCATGAGGACCTGGAAAAGGAGAGCACCAACGCCGCTCATGGACACGCTGTACACCAGGCAGTAGCCCACCAGCACCCGGAAGTCGGCCGACGCCGCGCACACCAGGTTGGTGAGCCCGTTGAGCAGGGCTGCCAGGCTGAACAGGTACTTGCGGTGACTGGCAAAGTCCCGCCGGCCTGCCACCAGCCCAGCCATGGGCCGCAGGAAGATGTTGCTAAAGCCAATGATGGAGATGAGCAGGGCCGCCCTGTGTTCATCCACCCCGTGCCAAATGGCATACGGCACCAGGAAGACGTGGGGCAGTGGGAAACCCATGATCATCCAGACGACTCCCAGTGTGTACACGCGGTAGCCCACGTTGTGCCGCAGGACATCGAAGGCCAGGTGGCGCTGGATGGCCCGACCGTATGCTGCCGGGCAGCCTGGTGCGGGTCTCTTGGAAGGTGGAGGGAGGCCTTCTCCGGTCTCAGGGGTCGCAGTGGCAGGCACGGGCCTCAGGATGGCCCCACAGACACAGCAGTGGAGAAGAACCCCGCCGAAGATGAGGAAGCTGCCTCTCCAGCCCAGGTCCTCCAGGAGATAGCGGGAGAGCAGTGGCCAGAGCATGATGCCCAGGGAGACGCCCGCCGAGGCCAGCGCGTTGGCCAGCACCCGCCAGCGGGTGAAGTAGAATCCCAGCACAGTGACGCTCGACTGAAAGCTGAAGCACATGCCCAGGCCTGCGGAAGGAGGGGGGACCAGCTCCAGGGCGCACCCAGCGCAGGGACCCTGGGGTCACGTCCCAGGTCTGTTCTCCTTCCGTTCCAGCGCAGACCCACTTCCAGGTCCCCGGGGATTTAAGATGGAATCAGCCTACCTCACCACCTCCCTAGAAGCATCCCACCCCTCAGATCTGCCCTCCCCAAGCTGCCAGGGGCACACCTGTTCCCGCTGGCACAGCACCAGGGGGATTTTCAAAAACCTAAATCAGGTTAAGTCTCTCTGCTGCTTAACACCTTCCAAAGACTTCCCATCACACCTACAAAAAAAGCCAAAGTATTTGCTATGCCCTGGAAGGCTCTGCACGGTCTGGTCCCTGGCCACCTCTTGAGTGCCATCTCAGGCCACTCTCCCTGTCACTCGCCATGATCAAGTCCCAtcagtctctttctcttcctctggacAGTAAGCTGCCCACCTACTCGGACATTTGCAGTTgccattccttctgcctggaatatgCTTCCCTCAGACTTTCCTCTCCTGACTCAGCTTGGATGCCACCTCCCCACGTACTCCGTGCACAGCTGAACATGCTGGAGAGAAAGTTCACAACCACGCTGTGACCACTGGCCTCAGGCGGGCCCTCGGGCCACCCATGGTGCCACTGTAGTTCCCTCGACCATTTACTCTCCCAGCTCTTAGATGACCACCAGGCCTTCTTCCTCTGAGCACCCCGACacctccctccctcgctcccaGCTGACCACCTACCTTCCCGTCTCTGACAATGGACAGTCCGTGCTCCCAGTCAAGGGCAACCCTCCACTTCTGCCCTGCATCCTGTCTACTTGAAGGCACATCCCTCCAGCAATTTCTCTCTCCTGCGGCATCCATTATCCCCTCTTTACTAGATGATTCTCCTTCATTGTTATTTCTCCCGTTAAAACAAAACTCTTGACATCAGTCTCTTCTGGGTACTGgcccatttctctgctccccttaTATCAAAATTTCTTGGAAATACTGTTTATCTCCACTGTCTCcagtttccctcctcctcttcttgctctcttttttttttttttggccgtgccgcatggcTTGGGGGATCccaattccccgaccagggatcgaacctgggccacgacagtgaaagcccagaatcctaactacTAGGCCATTTGGGAACGCCCCTATTGTTCTCTTTTGAACCTATTCCAATCAGGCTTTCATCCTTACCTCTGCTCCAGGATTCCTCTTATCAAAGCCGCCAACCTCCGCTTTGCAAAGCCAAAGATGGAGTCTGATCCCCACTCGGTCTGATCCATCAGTGGCTTGACAGTCGATCACTCCCTCCTGCTTGCGCACTTTCCTCACTTCCTTTCTCAAGAAACCCCACTCTCCTGGTGCTCCTTCTACCTCTCTGTCACCTCCTCCTGCCCAGGCCGCTAACCACTGGAGTGTCCGTGCCCTGGGCCTCAGGCCTCAGTCCGTTACATCCGTCCTCCCTTGTTCCCTTAGTGACAGCAGGGCGATACCTCATCTCGAGACTTGAGTACCAGCCATCTCAGGATTCCCCAGCTGCCCGCTCCAGCTCAGGCCTGTTCCCTGAACTCCAGACTGGACGTGTCCAAACCTGAGCTTCCCACCCTCTCGAGAACCTGCTGCTCCCCTAGTTTCCCACTGTAGTCAGTGGCTACTCCATTCTTCCACTCTCCCCTTGGTATCACCCTCCTTGGCTCCTTCTCTGCACCTCACATGCAGTCCTGAACACGACCACTTCCCATCACCCCAATCATACCACCCTGGTTGAAGGTACCACCACCTCCTGGCTGGGTGATGA belongs to Eubalaena glacialis isolate mEubGla1 chromosome 19, mEubGla1.1.hap2.+ XY, whole genome shotgun sequence and includes:
- the SLC16A5 gene encoding monocarboxylate transporter 6 translates to MPQALECSEGYWAWMVLLASVVTQGLTLGFPTCIGIFFTELQREFQASNSETSWFPSILTAMLHAGGPLCSILVGRFGCRATVMLGGVLASLGMVASSFSCTLGQLYLTAGFITGLGMCFSFQSSVTVLGFYFTRWRVLANALASAGVSLGIMLWPLLSRYLLEDLGWRGSFLIFGGVLLHCCVCGAILRPVPATATPETGEGLPPPSKRPAPGCPAAYGRAIQRHLAFDVLRHNVGYRVYTLGVVWMIMGFPLPHVFLVPYAIWHGVDEHRAALLISIIGFSNIFLRPMAGLVAGRRDFASHRKYLFSLAALLNGLTNLVCAASADFRVLVGYCLVYSVSMSGVGALLFQVLMDVVPMDRFSSALGLFTVLESVSILISPPLAGLLLDTTSNFSYVFYMSSFFLISAALFMGGSFWALGKMERQGPRAEVEGAVTEAAPEQGLTMEDTDGPKKQQRMEIMYVTSV